The following nucleotide sequence is from Triticum dicoccoides isolate Atlit2015 ecotype Zavitan chromosome 7B, WEW_v2.0, whole genome shotgun sequence.
GGTCGCTATGGGCCCTCTTGAAATGCTTGACCCTCTTCTTCACGATCTTCCTCGTCAGAAGCGGCACCGCCATCTTTGATCTGTCGGGCAAAACGAGCAGAAGGAATTCGGATCAGATGACGAGGGTAAAATCACCAGGGAAAACTAGGTGGGAGCTCGTCTGCGAGCTTGCTTGCTACCTTCGGGAGCGAACGACCCTAACCCTAACACGAAGAGCGGaggaagaagagcggcggcggggaTGGATTTGCAAGGCGACGCAGTCTTTATACCCTCCACAAACCCTAGTTACATGGGCTCGAATGGGCCTGTGCGGTCTAGCCCGAAAAATAGAAAGTTAAGCCCGGTACATTGCAATAACTTACCCAGTTGCAGAATGGGCCTCCGTTTCTAAGTCCAGCTCCACCGTTAGCTCCCAAATCTCGGTGTGGCCGCGGCGGCCGAGGCGAGGCGAGAAATGTCGTCCTCCGTCTCCGCCGCCGTTCTCCGCCGTCTCGGCGACCGGCTCGGCCTCCGCCGACTCGCGACGCTCCCCGACTACGCGGCCGGCGCCGAGGAGCTGCCGCAGCACCCCACCTCCAAGGACGCCTACTTCGCGGCGGTCAACCACCTCTCCACCATCGTACGGCGCGACTTCTACCTGGAGCGCACCCTGAACCGCCTCCGCCTGCCGTCCCCCTTCCCGCCGGACCTCGCGCTCCGCGTCATCCGCGCCGCTGCCCCCTCCGAGCCCCTCCACGCCGCCCGCTTCCTAGCGTGGCTCCGGGCGAAGCCCAATTTCTCCCCCTCCGCCGATCACTTCGACGCGCTGCTCCTCCCGCTCGCCCGCGCGCGCCTCTTCACCCACCTCTGGACCCAGGCCTCCGACATGCGCGCGCTCGGCCTCCCCCTCTCTCCGGCAACCTTCTCGGCGGTTATCTCGTCCTACGGCCACTCCCGCCTCGCCGAGCAGGCCGTCGAGGTCTTCAATCGCCTTCCCCATTTCGGGTGCCCGCAGACCACCGAGGTCTACAACGCCCTTCTCGATGCGCTCTGCGCCAACGGCAACTTCGCCGGCGCCTACAAGCTGCTCCGCCGCATGGCGCGAAAGGGCGTGGCCCCAGACCGCGCCACGTTCAGCACGCTCGTCGACGCCTGGTGCGCGTCGGGGAAGCTCCGGGAGGCGCAGGCGTTCCTCGACGACATGTCGTCCCGCGGGTTCCGGCCGCCGGTGCGCGGCCGGGACCTCCTCGTCGACGGGCTCGTCCGAGCTGGGCGCCTGGAAGAAGCCAAGGCATTCGCCCTCCGCATCACCAAGGAGGGCGTCCTCCCCGACGTGGCCACATTCAACTCGCTCGCCCAGGCGCTTTGCGATGCTGGTGATGTGGAATTCGCCGTGGGTCTTCTTGCCGATGCTTCCAGTCGTGGCATGTGCCCAGATATCTCAACTTACAAAGTGATGCTACCGGCCGTGGCCAAGGCTGGCCGAATTGAGGAGGCATTCCGATTGTTCTATGCGGCTATTGAGGATGGCCACCGGCCCTTCCCAAGTCTATATGCGGCGATCGTCAAGGCGCTCTGCAAGGCAGGTCGTTTCGCTGATGCTTTCGCCTTTTTTGGTGATATGAAGTCCAAGGGGCACCCACCTAACCGGCCTGtgtatgtgatgcttgtcaaaatgtGTGTGAGGGGTGGTCGGTTCTTGGATGCTGCAAACTACCTTCTTGAGATGAGTGAGGCTGGGTTCGCGCCACGGGCGCCAACCTTTAACGTTGTAGTTGATGGGCTGCGGCATCTTGGGAAACATGATCTAGCCCGGAGGATGGAGTAGCTTGAGATGTCACTAAAAGGAAACTGAATGGATCCGGAAGTAGATGCAGTCTAGTGGGGCGCTGCGAATTGCTTGGTGAAGTTTCTGAATTTCCAGGTAGAGCTCCTATCTTCTAATTGTATTTCATGACATAGGCCGCCAGTGCTATGCTGTTGGACTGTGACTGATATATGCTTGACAGGTGATTTATTTGTTTTCGGTAGAAAGAATCAATGAATAAGGCCATCAGATAGTCTCAACTAATGTGCTCAAAATTGTGCAGTGTAGGTTCACAAGAAAAGTAGTGGCGGAGTAGGCACTAAGTTCAGAGGAATGTAAGTTTTGTGGTTGCATAGACAAGATTATTGAAATATCCATGGTCCATTGGTGTTTGATCAGGTGTTTTCACTGTTCAATTTAGTACCAACTGTGTGCTCCATGATAATTCAGTATAAAGATTGGAGCCATGCTACTTTGTACTATGATTTAAAAGTGTATTGTTGAGATGTCACTAGAAGGAAACTGAATGAATCAGGAAGTAGATGCTGTCTAGTGGGGTGCTGTGAATTGCATGGTAAAGGTTCTGAATTTTCAGGTAGCATTCCTGTCTTCTGATTGTATTCTGTGACATAAACCAATGTTATGCTGTTGGACAGTTGGATATGCTGGTCAAGTGATTTATTTGTTTTGGGTGGGAAGGATCAGTGAATAAGATCATTGGATAGCCTCAACTAATGTGGTCAAATTTGTGTAGTGAAGGTTAACAAGAAGAGTAGTAGT
It contains:
- the LOC119336415 gene encoding pentatricopeptide repeat-containing protein At5g18390, mitochondrial-like gives rise to the protein MSSSVSAAVLRRLGDRLGLRRLATLPDYAAGAEELPQHPTSKDAYFAAVNHLSTIVRRDFYLERTLNRLRLPSPFPPDLALRVIRAAAPSEPLHAARFLAWLRAKPNFSPSADHFDALLLPLARARLFTHLWTQASDMRALGLPLSPATFSAVISSYGHSRLAEQAVEVFNRLPHFGCPQTTEVYNALLDALCANGNFAGAYKLLRRMARKGVAPDRATFSTLVDAWCASGKLREAQAFLDDMSSRGFRPPVRGRDLLVDGLVRAGRLEEAKAFALRITKEGVLPDVATFNSLAQALCDAGDVEFAVGLLADASSRGMCPDISTYKVMLPAVAKAGRIEEAFRLFYAAIEDGHRPFPSLYAAIVKALCKAGRFADAFAFFGDMKSKGHPPNRPVYVMLVKMCVRGGRFLDAANYLLEMSEAGFAPRAPTFNVVVDGLRHLGKHDLARRME